A genomic region of Desulfosarcina ovata subsp. ovata contains the following coding sequences:
- a CDS encoding PilZ domain-containing protein, whose protein sequence is MEQTVFITGSNTATFRCPQCGKAKTADVSRYVATNKKVTVNCTCACGHRFRCRLEKRRQYRKSVNLPGRFVCKEEGRLPDTGLMSVVDISTTGLKLKMGVPRTLPIGMQLRVEFQLDDNKRTPMEKRVIVRNVSGPYVGVAFHSDDLDDPALGFYLMP, encoded by the coding sequence ATGGAGCAGACCGTATTCATAACCGGCAGCAATACCGCGACGTTTCGCTGCCCCCAGTGCGGCAAGGCCAAAACAGCGGATGTCAGCCGTTATGTGGCTACCAACAAAAAGGTTACGGTCAATTGTACTTGCGCCTGTGGCCATCGATTTCGCTGCCGGCTGGAAAAACGCAGACAGTATCGCAAATCAGTTAACCTTCCGGGACGATTTGTTTGCAAGGAAGAGGGGCGCCTCCCGGATACCGGCCTGATGAGTGTCGTGGATATCTCCACCACCGGATTGAAACTAAAAATGGGTGTTCCGCGCACCCTCCCCATCGGTATGCAACTGCGGGTGGAATTTCAATTGGACGATAACAAGCGAACCCCCATGGAAAAACGTGTCATTGTCCGCAATGTCAGCGGCCCGTATGTCGGTGTGGCGTTCCATTCCGACGACCTGGACGATCCCGCCCTGGGATTCTATCTGATGCCTTAG
- a CDS encoding DUF3108 domain-containing protein, whose amino-acid sequence MKTNPTTFRVNLRRGTVKGWRGFVWMLKIILPVSLVTFLLDVSGLIHRMDGLFEPLMGVLRLPAMAALPMIIGLLTGIYGAIAAMAVLPFTSSQMTLLAVFLLIAHNLIQEGVVQHRSGCSAWTATAVRLLAAVLTVVVTGWFLDPDPVRQGTALRPTAAAAGFWPALEGWAVGMAWISLKILFIITALMVLMELLNAYRLIDRLLRMIQPCMGLLGLDRDLGMLWLTATVFGIAYGGAVIVEEVDRRQIDPEKLKALHFSIGVNHAVVEDPALFLPLGVHPFWLWIPRLIVAIAFVHAYRMWRWLRRTGARRRGVGVALAVMVLFAASLGRASEIPDRSHAFSPGERLTFVLKWTVIPAGEAVLEVLPQEQMAGQDVYHFVLTARSNAFVDAFYTVRDRIDAWADTKMQRSLLYRKKQHEGSTRRDITVSFDWEAMHAQYVNHGDARDPIPITAGTFDPLAIFYWSRAVDLSVGSPIQRPVTDGKKHVVGFAHVVDRARITVPAGTFDTFLIEPDLTHVGGVFEKSRDAKIQLWVTSDHRRLPVKLKSKVVVGSFSGELVSMTGAAAPATAAQ is encoded by the coding sequence GTGAAAACAAACCCAACCACTTTCCGCGTCAACCTGCGCCGGGGGACCGTCAAGGGCTGGCGCGGTTTTGTCTGGATGCTCAAGATTATCCTGCCGGTTTCCTTGGTGACCTTCCTGCTGGACGTTTCCGGCCTGATTCACCGGATGGACGGCCTGTTCGAGCCACTGATGGGCGTTTTGCGTCTGCCGGCGATGGCCGCCCTGCCGATGATCATCGGCCTGCTGACCGGCATTTACGGCGCCATCGCCGCCATGGCGGTCCTGCCGTTTACCTCGTCCCAGATGACCTTGCTGGCGGTTTTCCTGCTGATTGCGCACAATCTGATTCAGGAAGGCGTGGTGCAGCATCGCTCCGGCTGCTCGGCCTGGACGGCAACCGCTGTTCGGCTGCTGGCGGCGGTGCTCACCGTAGTCGTCACGGGTTGGTTCCTCGATCCGGATCCTGTCCGACAGGGGACAGCCCTTCGCCCAACCGCCGCAGCCGCCGGCTTCTGGCCGGCCCTGGAGGGGTGGGCGGTCGGCATGGCATGGATCAGCTTGAAAATTTTATTTATCATCACCGCCCTGATGGTCCTGATGGAACTGCTCAACGCATATAGGCTGATCGACAGGCTGCTGCGGATGATCCAACCGTGCATGGGGCTTTTGGGCCTGGATCGCGACTTGGGCATGCTGTGGCTGACGGCCACGGTGTTCGGTATCGCCTATGGCGGCGCGGTGATCGTCGAGGAGGTGGACCGGCGACAGATCGATCCGGAAAAACTCAAGGCCCTGCACTTTTCCATTGGGGTCAATCATGCCGTGGTGGAGGATCCGGCCCTGTTTCTGCCCCTGGGCGTCCACCCGTTCTGGTTATGGATTCCGCGTCTGATTGTGGCCATCGCATTTGTCCACGCCTACCGGATGTGGCGATGGCTGCGGAGGACCGGCGCACGCCGACGGGGCGTCGGCGTAGCCCTGGCCGTCATGGTGCTGTTTGCCGCCAGCCTCGGCCGGGCCAGCGAGATCCCGGACCGAAGCCACGCATTCTCGCCCGGCGAACGGCTGACCTTCGTGCTCAAGTGGACGGTCATCCCGGCCGGAGAGGCGGTGCTCGAAGTCTTGCCGCAGGAACAGATGGCCGGGCAGGATGTCTACCATTTTGTTCTTACGGCCCGGTCGAACGCGTTTGTGGACGCGTTTTACACGGTTCGTGACCGCATTGACGCCTGGGCCGATACGAAGATGCAGCGATCGCTGCTGTACCGCAAGAAACAGCACGAAGGCAGTACCCGGCGGGATATCACCGTTTCCTTCGACTGGGAGGCGATGCATGCCCAGTACGTCAACCATGGGGATGCACGCGACCCCATTCCCATTACCGCCGGCACGTTCGATCCGCTGGCCATTTTTTACTGGTCCCGGGCGGTCGATCTGTCGGTGGGCAGCCCTATTCAGCGGCCGGTAACGGATGGCAAAAAACATGTCGTCGGGTTTGCCCATGTGGTGGACCGGGCGCGCATCACCGTACCGGCGGGTACCTTCGACACCTTTCTCATCGAACCCGACCTGACCCATGTGGGCGGGGTTTTTGAGAAGAGCCGCGATGCCAAAATCCAATTGTGGGTAACGTCAGACCACCGACGGCTGCCGGTTAAATTGAAAAGCAAGGTGGTTGTGGGCAGTTTTTCCGGTGAACTGGTCAGTATGACCGGTGCTGCCGCCCCCGCAACCGCTGCCCAATGA
- a CDS encoding lactate utilization protein: MDDLAYEQWLWEKTAQRCISNLNKNDFDAHYFLDVETAANRILEMVKPYASFGFGGSSTTRRLGVLEALRDEGKTIHDHWQAGLTKAEDLEIRLAQGRCDCFFCSANAISATGEIVNVDGIGNRTNAMTFGTRKVIIVAGMNKVTVDLESALKRIRQVAAPMRARSLNMKTPCAESGVCSDCRSPQRICRVTTILHRKPSLTDISVFLIGQSLGF; this comes from the coding sequence ATGGACGATCTGGCCTATGAACAGTGGCTTTGGGAGAAGACGGCCCAGCGCTGTATAAGCAACCTCAATAAAAATGATTTCGATGCCCACTATTTCCTGGATGTGGAGACGGCGGCCAACCGGATTCTTGAGATGGTGAAACCGTATGCCTCCTTTGGTTTCGGAGGGTCCAGCACCACGCGTCGCCTGGGCGTCCTGGAAGCCTTGCGCGACGAAGGAAAAACCATTCATGATCACTGGCAGGCCGGGCTGACCAAGGCGGAGGATCTGGAGATCCGATTGGCACAGGGCCGTTGCGACTGTTTTTTCTGCAGTGCCAATGCCATTTCGGCAACCGGTGAAATCGTTAATGTGGATGGTATCGGTAACCGAACCAACGCCATGACCTTCGGAACCCGCAAGGTGATCATCGTGGCCGGAATGAACAAGGTTACCGTGGACCTGGAAAGTGCCTTGAAACGGATTCGCCAGGTGGCGGCACCGATGCGTGCCCGGAGCCTGAATATGAAAACGCCCTGTGCCGAAAGCGGCGTCTGTTCGGACTGCCGTTCCCCCCAGCGGATCTGCCGCGTGACCACCATCTTGCACCGCAAACCATCGCTGACCGACATCAGTGTTTTTCTGATCGGCCAATCCCTGGGGTTCTAA